A single Tenacibaculum sp. Bg11-29 DNA region contains:
- a CDS encoding GNAT family N-acetyltransferase: MEITFKTIKKEDILTVLPLLRKLNTTTPDTILKERLLEMTTYNTYECIGAFDNDKLIGISGLWYSLRHYSGKSVEPDHVIIDESYRGKNIGKQLFNWIYEYTKQKGYEVIELNTYTGNRKSHKFYYNEGFEIYGFHFVKVMRKDKKLY, from the coding sequence ATGGAAATAACTTTTAAAACCATCAAAAAAGAAGACATATTAACAGTCCTTCCGCTTTTAAGAAAATTAAACACAACAACACCTGATACTATTTTAAAAGAACGCCTTTTAGAAATGACTACTTATAATACTTATGAATGTATAGGCGCTTTTGATAATGACAAATTAATTGGTATTTCTGGTCTTTGGTATAGTTTGCGTCATTATTCTGGCAAAAGCGTTGAGCCAGACCATGTAATTATAGATGAAAGTTACAGGGGTAAAAACATTGGTAAACAACTCTTTAATTGGATTTATGAATACACCAAACAAAAAGGGTATGAAGTAATTGAATTAAACACCTATACAGGAAACAGAAAATCTCATAAATTTTATTACAATGAAGGTTTTGAGATCTATGGCTTTCACTTTGTGAAGGTTATGAGAAAAGATAAAAAACTTTATTAA